From a region of the Sporosarcina ureilytica genome:
- a CDS encoding protein arginine kinase, translating to MSIEKFMQSAITGWMTGEGEHSDIVMATRVRLARNLRGYRFPIASSEDEALAVDKMAAGVLLDEVDGKGYAYIRMSDLSKLDREVLVEKHLISPQLTNPERQGAVVLSEDETVSIMVNEEDHIRIQCIFPGLQLEEAYRQADTVDDMLEKQLPYAFDEQFGYLTSCPSNTGTGVRASVMMHLPALTMTKQIKRIIPAITRLGIVVRGSYGEGSKALGNVYQVSNQVTLGKTEAEILEELGNVTARLIAHERQARRNLLEKSRTALEDRLHRSLGTLVYARLLPTGEAAKCLSDVRLGVDLGLINDVDVSIMNELMIFMQPGFLQQYANTELTQEERDIFRAKLFRARLLIDGSLPSTKKSNED from the coding sequence ATGTCGATTGAGAAGTTTATGCAAAGTGCAATCACAGGTTGGATGACGGGAGAAGGAGAACATTCCGATATCGTCATGGCAACCCGAGTGAGGTTGGCACGGAATTTAAGAGGGTATCGTTTTCCGATCGCTTCAAGTGAGGATGAGGCACTAGCGGTGGATAAAATGGCTGCCGGCGTATTATTAGATGAAGTTGACGGTAAAGGTTATGCCTATATCAGAATGTCTGATCTTTCGAAATTGGACCGGGAAGTGTTAGTGGAAAAACATTTAATTAGTCCGCAATTAACCAATCCGGAACGTCAAGGCGCAGTTGTTTTATCAGAAGACGAAACAGTCAGTATTATGGTGAATGAGGAAGATCATATTCGCATCCAATGTATTTTCCCGGGATTGCAATTGGAAGAAGCTTATCGACAAGCAGATACCGTGGACGACATGTTAGAAAAGCAATTGCCTTATGCTTTTGATGAACAATTTGGCTACTTAACGAGTTGTCCTTCCAATACTGGAACTGGCGTGCGCGCCTCTGTCATGATGCATTTACCAGCATTAACGATGACCAAGCAAATTAAAAGAATCATTCCAGCAATCACAAGGCTCGGCATTGTTGTCCGTGGGAGTTACGGGGAAGGCAGTAAGGCGCTTGGGAATGTTTACCAAGTGTCAAATCAAGTTACACTTGGCAAGACAGAAGCGGAAATTTTAGAGGAGTTAGGAAACGTAACTGCTCGATTAATTGCACATGAACGCCAAGCGAGGAGAAATCTTTTAGAGAAGTCCCGAACAGCGCTTGAAGATCGATTGCATCGTTCTCTCGGAACGCTTGTATATGCAAGGCTCCTGCCGACTGGAGAAGCTGCGAAATGTCTATCGGATGTTCGACTCGGTGTCGATCTCGGGCTCATTAATGACGTGGATGTTTCGATCATGAATGAGCTGATGATTTTTATGCAGCCGGGGTTTCTCCAACAATATGCAAACACAGAGTTAACGCAAGAGGAACGCGATATTTTTCGAGCAAAATTATTCCGAGCACGTCTTCTCATTGACGGCTCATTGCCCTCAACGAAAAAATCGAATGAAGATTGA
- a CDS encoding ATP-dependent Clp protease ATP-binding subunit yields the protein MMFNRFTQRAQKVLQLAQEEAIRMKHESIGTEHILLGLIREGGGIAAKALEAIEVSFTTIEEGVEKLVGTGTKDVGPIVHYTPRAKKVIELSVDESRKLGHSYIGTEHILLALIREGEGIAARVLSNAGVSLNRARQQVLQLLGSNESSSSNSSNNTNSAATPTLDGLARDLTEVAREGQLDPVIGRSQEITRVIEVLARRTKNNPVLIGEPGVGKTAIAEGLAQQVVNNEVPEILRDKRVMTLDMGTVVAGTKYRGEFEDRMKKVMEEIRQAGNVILFIDELHTLIGAGGAEGAIDASNILKPSLARGELQCIGATTIDEYRKYIEKDAALERRFQPIQVDEPSVEESIQILNGLRDRYEAHHRVKITDEAIDAAAKMSDRYISDRFLPDKAIDLIDEAGSKVRLRSYTTPPNLKNLETQLEAIRSEKNAAVQSQEFEKAASFRDKEQKMKEELDTTKAAWKEKQGKTESKVTVNDIAEVVAMWTGIPVSKIAETESMKLLNMEQTLHERVIGQAEAVTAISRAIRRARAGLKDPKRPIGSFIFLGPTGVGKTELARALAETMFGDENAMIRVDMSEYMEKHSTSRLVGSPPGYVGHEEGGQLTEQVRRKPYSVILLDEIEKAHPDVFNMLLQVLDDGRLTDSKGRTVDFRNTVVIMTSNVGATALKTNRYVGFNLQDSDHDYEGMKSTMLEELKKTFRPEFLNRVDEMIVFHALEKEHLRQIVSLMSNELSKRLKEQDIVLELTEEAQNKISDIGYDPDYGARPLRRAIQKHVEDRLSEELLKGTALTGGKVTVDVEDGEFVVRTAMPVGK from the coding sequence ATGATGTTTAACAGATTTACACAACGCGCACAGAAAGTGTTACAACTTGCTCAAGAAGAGGCAATCCGTATGAAGCACGAATCGATTGGCACAGAACATATTTTGCTTGGGCTGATTCGCGAAGGTGGCGGAATAGCTGCCAAAGCACTTGAAGCGATTGAAGTAAGTTTCACGACAATTGAGGAAGGCGTTGAGAAACTCGTTGGGACCGGCACAAAAGACGTTGGTCCAATTGTTCACTACACACCACGTGCTAAAAAAGTAATTGAGCTTTCAGTAGATGAGTCGCGAAAGTTAGGGCATTCGTATATTGGAACGGAGCATATTTTACTAGCGCTCATCCGTGAAGGTGAAGGAATTGCTGCACGTGTGTTAAGTAACGCTGGGGTGAGTTTGAATAGAGCACGTCAACAGGTATTGCAACTATTAGGGAGCAACGAAAGTTCATCAAGTAATTCTTCTAACAATACGAATTCCGCTGCAACACCGACGTTAGACGGACTTGCGCGTGATTTAACGGAAGTAGCTCGGGAAGGGCAGCTCGACCCGGTTATCGGTCGTAGCCAAGAAATTACACGTGTCATTGAAGTGCTAGCACGTCGTACGAAAAACAATCCTGTTTTAATTGGAGAACCTGGTGTAGGTAAAACTGCAATTGCAGAAGGGTTGGCTCAGCAGGTTGTGAATAATGAAGTTCCAGAAATTCTTCGCGACAAGCGCGTCATGACGTTAGACATGGGGACGGTTGTAGCGGGTACGAAATACCGCGGAGAATTTGAAGACAGAATGAAAAAAGTGATGGAAGAAATTCGCCAAGCGGGCAACGTCATTTTATTCATTGATGAGTTGCATACGTTAATTGGTGCTGGTGGCGCAGAGGGGGCAATTGATGCCTCGAACATCTTAAAGCCATCGCTTGCACGCGGTGAACTACAATGTATCGGTGCAACAACGATAGATGAATATAGAAAGTATATTGAAAAAGATGCGGCACTTGAGCGTCGTTTCCAACCAATTCAAGTCGACGAACCATCCGTAGAAGAATCTATTCAAATATTAAATGGTTTACGTGATCGTTATGAAGCGCACCACCGTGTGAAAATTACGGATGAAGCGATTGATGCGGCTGCTAAAATGTCGGACCGTTATATTTCTGATAGATTTTTACCGGATAAAGCGATTGACTTAATTGACGAAGCGGGTTCTAAAGTACGTTTGCGTTCTTACACAACACCGCCAAATTTAAAAAACCTTGAAACGCAACTAGAAGCGATTCGTTCTGAGAAAAATGCGGCAGTTCAAAGCCAAGAGTTTGAAAAAGCAGCTTCTTTCCGTGATAAAGAACAGAAAATGAAAGAAGAATTGGATACGACAAAAGCAGCTTGGAAAGAAAAGCAAGGAAAGACAGAATCGAAAGTGACTGTAAATGATATAGCTGAGGTCGTAGCCATGTGGACTGGAATACCAGTTTCAAAAATTGCTGAAACAGAATCGATGAAACTACTAAACATGGAACAAACTTTACATGAGCGTGTTATTGGTCAAGCGGAAGCGGTCACTGCGATTTCCCGTGCAATCCGCCGTGCAAGAGCAGGTTTGAAAGACCCGAAACGACCGATTGGCTCTTTCATTTTCCTAGGGCCGACAGGTGTTGGAAAAACAGAGCTTGCACGCGCCTTAGCTGAAACAATGTTCGGTGATGAAAACGCGATGATTCGAGTAGATATGTCCGAGTATATGGAGAAACACTCAACGTCTCGACTTGTCGGTTCACCGCCAGGATACGTAGGCCATGAGGAAGGCGGACAATTAACAGAACAAGTTCGTCGTAAACCTTATTCCGTTATCTTGCTTGATGAAATTGAAAAAGCCCACCCGGACGTTTTCAATATGCTCCTTCAAGTATTAGATGATGGTAGACTAACTGATTCCAAAGGACGTACGGTAGATTTCCGTAATACGGTCGTCATTATGACTTCAAACGTAGGCGCAACGGCGTTAAAAACGAATCGTTACGTCGGGTTTAATTTACAAGATTCAGACCATGACTATGAAGGTATGAAATCAACAATGCTAGAAGAGTTGAAGAAAACATTCCGTCCTGAATTTTTAAACCGTGTGGATGAAATGATTGTATTCCACGCACTTGAAAAAGAACATTTACGTCAGATTGTTAGCCTCATGTCTAACGAGCTATCCAAGCGTCTAAAAGAGCAAGATATTGTACTTGAATTAACAGAAGAAGCGCAAAACAAAATATCTGACATTGGGTATGACCCGGATTACGGTGCACGTCCATTACGTAGAGCAATCCAAAAGCATGTGGAAGATAGATTGTCTGAGGAACTCTTAAAAGGCACGGCATTAACTGGCGGAAAAGTAACAGTTGACGTGGAAGACGGAGAATTTGTCGTACGGACAGCAATGCCAGTAGGAAAATAA
- the radA gene encoding DNA repair protein RadA has product MSKRKTKFMCKDCGYESLRWMGRCPGCGEWNTMNEEVEVVRKGPRGAFQHTDEVQQKAVPISQVETIEEPRVETELGELNRVLGGGIVPGSLLLTAGDPGIGKSTLLLQVSSLLANQNHRVLYISGEESIRQTKLRAERLGVLSDELYIYAETDLERIHHTIDEINPAFVIVDSIQTIHHPEVKSAPGSITQVRECTAELMRIAKTKNIAIFLVGHVTKDGQIAGPRILEHMVDTVLYFEGERHHTYRILRSVKNRFGSTNEIAIFEMLQSGLKEVLNPSELFLRERSQGGAGSTVVASMEGTRPILVEIQALVTPSSFNYPKRMATGLDQNRVSLLMAVLEKRMGMLLQAQDAYIKVAGGVKLDEPAIDLAVLVSIVSSYRDAAAGLSDCFIGEVGLTGEVRRVSRIEQRVQEAAKLGFERAIIPSSNLGGWDYPKGIQVIGVETVSDALKVGFSQ; this is encoded by the coding sequence ATGTCAAAGAGAAAAACAAAATTTATGTGTAAAGATTGTGGGTATGAGTCTCTCAGGTGGATGGGACGTTGCCCAGGGTGTGGGGAATGGAATACGATGAACGAAGAAGTGGAGGTTGTTCGGAAAGGTCCACGTGGTGCTTTTCAGCATACGGATGAAGTTCAACAAAAAGCAGTGCCGATTAGTCAGGTTGAGACGATTGAGGAACCACGTGTTGAAACAGAATTAGGAGAGTTAAACCGAGTACTTGGCGGTGGGATTGTGCCAGGTTCACTATTGTTAACTGCAGGTGACCCCGGGATTGGAAAGTCCACTTTGCTCCTTCAAGTTTCCTCGCTTCTAGCAAACCAAAACCATCGTGTTTTATATATATCTGGTGAAGAATCCATTCGGCAAACAAAACTTCGTGCGGAAAGGCTTGGGGTTCTTTCAGATGAATTATATATTTATGCGGAAACAGATTTAGAGCGAATTCATCATACAATAGATGAAATCAACCCTGCTTTTGTGATTGTGGATTCCATACAAACTATCCATCATCCCGAAGTAAAGTCTGCGCCAGGGAGCATTACACAGGTACGGGAATGTACGGCGGAATTAATGCGTATCGCGAAAACCAAAAACATTGCAATATTCTTAGTGGGTCACGTAACAAAAGATGGACAGATTGCTGGGCCGCGTATTTTAGAACATATGGTAGATACCGTTTTGTACTTTGAAGGGGAACGTCATCATACATACCGTATTTTACGTAGTGTGAAAAATAGGTTTGGTTCAACGAATGAGATCGCTATTTTTGAAATGTTACAATCGGGCCTAAAGGAAGTCTTAAATCCATCCGAGTTGTTTTTAAGGGAGCGTTCACAAGGTGGTGCCGGTTCAACCGTCGTCGCATCTATGGAAGGTACGAGGCCTATTCTCGTAGAAATTCAAGCACTTGTAACGCCTTCAAGTTTTAACTATCCAAAGCGTATGGCGACAGGATTGGATCAAAACCGGGTTTCTCTATTGATGGCTGTTCTTGAAAAACGAATGGGCATGTTGTTACAAGCACAAGATGCTTATATTAAAGTTGCCGGTGGTGTGAAATTAGACGAACCTGCCATCGACTTAGCCGTCCTAGTGAGTATCGTCTCTAGTTATCGAGATGCTGCGGCTGGATTATCAGATTGCTTTATTGGAGAAGTCGGTCTAACGGGAGAAGTGCGCCGTGTCTCTAGAATCGAACAACGTGTTCAAGAGGCAGCTAAACTTGGATTTGAGCGTGCAATTATTCCGTCTTCCAATTTGGGAGGTTGGGATTATCCGAAAGGAATTCAAGTGATCGGTGTTGAAACAGTTAGTGATGCGTTAAAAGTTGGATTTTCACAATAA
- a CDS encoding PIN/TRAM domain-containing protein, translating to MLRRVVQLSFLLIGGTLGVLFLPQLFNLFSFSSNPLINNPYVAAISGGLLFFLLNIFLTTPVVNFIKWMEERLLGAPIFDLLFGTIGLIIGLSVAFLVSFWLGSIEIPVISSVLPTVLFLILGYLGFQVGFKQREEIIHAMQSIRTHSPKKKDAEETQARKTRDTVYKILDTSVIIDGRIADISATGFLEGILVVPQFILTELQHIADSSDTLKRTKGRRGLDVLKALQTDGGPGILITDVDFADVAEVDLKLVYLAKDMGGLVVTNDFNLNKVAALHGVAVLNINDLANAVKPVVIPGEEMHVVVIKDGKEHNQGVAYLDDGTMIVVEDGKTHIGNAIDVVVTSVLQTSAGRMIFAKPRNGRAAKAN from the coding sequence ATGTTAAGAAGAGTCGTTCAGCTATCCTTTTTACTTATTGGAGGTACGCTTGGCGTATTATTTTTACCGCAATTATTTAATTTATTTTCGTTTTCATCCAATCCGCTTATTAACAACCCATATGTAGCTGCAATTTCGGGTGGGTTATTATTTTTTCTCTTGAATATTTTTCTTACAACACCTGTCGTTAATTTCATTAAATGGATGGAAGAACGATTGTTAGGCGCGCCAATTTTTGATTTACTATTTGGAACGATTGGTCTTATTATTGGGTTAAGTGTCGCTTTTTTAGTGAGTTTTTGGCTTGGGAGTATTGAAATCCCAGTTATTTCTTCTGTTTTACCTACCGTTTTATTTTTAATTCTTGGTTACCTCGGTTTTCAAGTCGGTTTCAAACAACGCGAAGAAATTATACATGCAATGCAGTCTATTCGGACACATAGTCCGAAGAAAAAAGACGCTGAAGAGACGCAAGCGAGAAAAACGCGTGATACAGTTTATAAAATACTAGATACGAGTGTCATTATTGATGGTCGTATTGCGGATATTTCTGCTACGGGATTTCTCGAAGGAATACTTGTTGTGCCGCAATTCATTTTAACAGAACTTCAACATATCGCGGATTCCTCAGATACTTTAAAAAGAACGAAAGGTAGAAGGGGCTTAGATGTACTGAAAGCACTGCAAACAGATGGCGGACCAGGTATTTTAATTACCGATGTTGATTTTGCTGACGTAGCTGAAGTGGATTTGAAGCTTGTTTACTTGGCAAAAGATATGGGAGGACTCGTTGTCACGAATGATTTTAATTTAAATAAAGTTGCCGCATTACATGGTGTTGCTGTTTTGAACATTAATGATTTGGCGAACGCGGTTAAACCAGTCGTAATTCCAGGTGAAGAAATGCATGTCGTCGTCATTAAGGATGGAAAAGAGCATAATCAAGGCGTCGCTTATTTAGATGACGGTACAATGATTGTTGTAGAAGATGGGAAAACGCACATTGGCAATGCAATTGACGTAGTGGTTACGAGTGTGCTGCAAACATCCGCAGGTCGTATGATTTTCGCTAAGCCTAGAAATGGGAGAGCGGCAAAAGCGAATTAA
- the ispD gene encoding 2-C-methyl-D-erythritol 4-phosphate cytidylyltransferase, whose translation MKYTVMIPAAGSGQRMGAGFNKLFLTLGEKPIFIHTLKVFEADPFCAGIILAVKNEEKQEIEAYLKQFDISKVQAIVEGGTERQYSVAACLEAYLEDGIVLVHDAARPFIRRAVIHSLVQEAAAHGAAITGVKAKDTMKLAPAGIVEETVNRDYLWIVQTPQAFQYEILKKASDKAIADHFLGTDESMLVERTGHPVRVVEGTYDNVKMTTQEDLAIGEILLKRVQQEENT comes from the coding sequence TTGAAATATACAGTGATGATACCAGCCGCTGGTAGTGGACAGCGAATGGGCGCAGGTTTTAATAAACTTTTTTTAACACTTGGTGAAAAGCCGATATTTATCCATACATTAAAGGTGTTTGAAGCAGATCCTTTTTGTGCGGGTATTATTTTAGCTGTTAAAAATGAAGAGAAACAAGAAATCGAGGCTTATCTAAAACAGTTTGATATCTCAAAAGTGCAAGCTATCGTCGAAGGTGGAACGGAACGCCAATATAGCGTGGCGGCCTGTCTTGAGGCGTATTTGGAGGATGGGATCGTGCTTGTTCATGACGCAGCACGTCCTTTTATCCGACGCGCAGTCATCCATTCTTTAGTGCAAGAAGCGGCGGCGCATGGGGCAGCCATCACGGGTGTAAAGGCAAAAGATACGATGAAACTAGCACCCGCAGGAATTGTAGAAGAGACAGTCAATCGGGACTATCTTTGGATTGTCCAAACACCCCAAGCTTTCCAGTATGAAATCTTGAAAAAAGCTTCAGATAAAGCGATAGCAGATCACTTTCTCGGAACAGACGAATCGATGCTCGTAGAACGTACGGGGCATCCTGTCCGTGTTGTGGAAGGCACGTATGATAATGTGAAAATGACAACACAAGAAGATTTGGCCATTGGCGAAATACTGTTAAAGAGAGTGCAACAGGAGGAGAACACATGA
- the ispF gene encoding 2-C-methyl-D-erythritol 2,4-cyclodiphosphate synthase: MIRVGQGFDVHKFEEGRPLIIGGITIPHERGLAGHSDADVLLHTITDAALGAIGEGDIGRHFPDTDEAFKDADSAVLLEKIWQLVNERGYQLGNIDCTVIAERPKMSPHIEAIQARVAELLKADISQVNVKATTSEKLGFTGREEGIAAMATILLTKQ; encoded by the coding sequence ATGATTCGAGTTGGACAAGGTTTCGACGTGCACAAATTCGAGGAAGGTCGTCCATTAATTATTGGCGGCATCACAATCCCACATGAGCGTGGATTAGCTGGACATTCCGATGCGGATGTATTGCTTCATACAATTACAGACGCAGCACTCGGTGCGATTGGCGAGGGAGACATCGGTCGCCACTTTCCAGATACGGACGAGGCATTTAAAGACGCAGACTCTGCTGTTTTATTAGAAAAAATTTGGCAACTCGTGAATGAGCGAGGCTACCAGTTGGGCAATATTGATTGTACGGTCATTGCAGAAAGACCAAAAATGTCCCCGCATATCGAAGCCATTCAAGCACGCGTTGCGGAATTGCTGAAAGCAGATATTTCCCAGGTGAACGTGAAGGCAACAACTTCCGAGAAGCTAGGATTCACAGGACGTGAAGAAGGAATTGCCGCAATGGCAACGATTTTGTTGACGAAGCAGTAA
- the gltX gene encoding glutamate--tRNA ligase has protein sequence MTKEVRVRYAPSPTGHLHIGNARTALFNYLFARNQGGKFIIRIEDTDASRNIEGGEESQLTYLKWLGLDWDESIDVGGEYGPYRQSERNDLYKKLYDELLEKELAYKCYCTAEELEAEREAQSANNEMPRYSGKCRHLTAEEQEALAAEGREPSVRFAVPKGKVYTFKDLVKDNVSFESDGIGDFVIVKKDGVPTYNFAVAVDDHYMEITHVLRGDDHISNTPRQQMIYEAFGWEAPTFGHMTLIVNESRRKLSKRDESIIQFIEQYEELGYLPEALFNFIVLLGWSPEGEEEIFSIEELVSIFDADRLSKSPAVFDKDKLTWMNNQYVKKLSTEQVIELALPHLQKAGALPMELTDEQRQWAHDLIALYHEQLSYGAEIVELTAQFFKDAIEYDEAAQKVLAGEQVPEVMAALKAQFEALETFDAASVKSAIQAVQKETGQKGRNLFMPIRVVTTGETSGPELPAAIALVGKENALARVTEYAQS, from the coding sequence ATGACGAAAGAAGTTCGCGTGCGCTATGCACCAAGTCCAACAGGACATTTACATATCGGAAATGCACGGACAGCTTTATTTAACTATTTATTTGCCCGCAATCAAGGCGGTAAATTTATTATTCGAATTGAAGATACAGATGCAAGCCGAAATATCGAAGGCGGAGAAGAATCACAACTCACTTACTTGAAGTGGCTTGGTCTTGACTGGGATGAGAGCATCGATGTTGGCGGAGAATATGGACCTTACCGCCAATCAGAACGTAACGATCTATATAAAAAATTGTACGATGAGCTATTAGAAAAAGAACTGGCATATAAATGTTACTGTACGGCAGAAGAACTTGAGGCAGAGCGTGAAGCCCAATCAGCGAACAATGAAATGCCCCGTTACAGTGGAAAGTGTCGCCATTTAACTGCTGAAGAGCAAGAAGCACTTGCAGCGGAAGGCCGCGAACCAAGCGTTCGTTTTGCAGTACCAAAAGGCAAAGTCTATACCTTTAAAGACCTTGTCAAAGACAATGTTTCATTTGAATCTGACGGGATTGGTGACTTTGTCATTGTGAAAAAAGACGGCGTACCGACTTATAACTTCGCAGTTGCTGTCGATGATCACTACATGGAAATCACACATGTCCTTCGTGGTGATGACCATATTTCAAACACACCAAGACAGCAAATGATTTATGAAGCATTTGGATGGGAAGCGCCGACTTTTGGACATATGACGTTGATTGTGAATGAAAGTCGCCGTAAATTAAGTAAACGTGATGAGTCAATTATTCAGTTTATCGAACAATATGAAGAACTAGGTTATTTACCAGAAGCGCTATTCAACTTCATCGTATTACTTGGTTGGTCGCCTGAAGGGGAAGAGGAAATCTTCTCAATCGAAGAACTCGTTTCGATTTTCGATGCGGACCGTTTATCAAAATCGCCGGCTGTATTCGATAAAGACAAATTGACGTGGATGAATAACCAATACGTTAAAAAATTATCTACGGAGCAAGTCATTGAGTTGGCATTGCCACACTTGCAAAAAGCAGGCGCATTACCGATGGAATTAACGGACGAACAACGTCAGTGGGCGCATGATTTAATTGCTTTATACCATGAGCAGTTAAGTTATGGTGCAGAAATTGTGGAATTAACAGCCCAGTTCTTTAAAGATGCGATTGAATATGATGAAGCAGCACAGAAAGTCCTTGCGGGAGAACAAGTGCCTGAAGTGATGGCTGCTTTGAAAGCGCAATTTGAAGCGTTAGAAACATTTGATGCGGCTTCGGTAAAATCAGCGATTCAAGCGGTTCAAAAAGAAACAGGACAAAAAGGACGTAACTTATTTATGCCGATTCGTGTCGTCACAACTGGTGAGACGAGCGGTCCAGAATTACCAGCTGCCATCGCGTTAGTTGGAAAAGAAAATGCCCTTGCTCGTGTAACGGAGTATGCGCAATCATAA
- the cysE gene encoding serine O-acetyltransferase, producing MFRRMKEDIKCIFDQDPAARSTFEVVLTYSGLHAVWAHRVAHALFKKNLLFLARSVSQISRFFTGIEIHPGAKIGRRLFIDHGMGIVIGETCEIGDDVTIYQGVTLGGTGKEKGKRHPTIHDNVLIATGAKVLGSITIGEGSKVGAGSVVLKDVPPSSTVVGIPGKVVISNGVKVQDKLDHQDLPDPITERCETMEEEMKRLEARIKQLEQITNKKGDAV from the coding sequence ATGTTTCGTAGAATGAAAGAAGATATTAAGTGTATTTTTGACCAAGATCCAGCCGCCCGGAGCACATTCGAAGTTGTGTTAACTTATTCTGGTTTACATGCGGTTTGGGCGCATCGTGTTGCGCATGCTTTATTTAAAAAGAATTTACTTTTTTTAGCCAGAAGTGTGTCGCAAATTAGTCGTTTTTTCACGGGGATTGAAATTCATCCAGGTGCGAAGATTGGCCGAAGATTATTTATTGACCATGGCATGGGGATTGTAATTGGGGAGACGTGTGAGATTGGGGATGATGTAACCATTTACCAAGGCGTCACACTCGGAGGTACTGGGAAAGAAAAGGGGAAGAGGCACCCGACTATCCATGATAACGTACTGATTGCGACGGGTGCGAAAGTGCTTGGCTCGATTACAATTGGTGAAGGCAGCAAAGTAGGTGCAGGCTCAGTCGTGTTAAAAGATGTACCGCCATCTTCAACGGTTGTCGGTATTCCGGGCAAAGTCGTCATTTCAAATGGTGTTAAAGTACAGGATAAACTTGACCATCAAGATTTACCTGACCCAATCACGGAAAGATGCGAGACGATGGAAGAAGAAATGAAGCGACTGGAAGCGCGAATAAAACAGCTTGAACAAATAACGAATAAGAAAGGGGATGCTGTATGA
- the cysS gene encoding cysteine--tRNA ligase, whose product MSIQLYNTLTRKKEPFIPQEEGKVSMYVCGPTVYNYIHIGNARPVIVFDTVRRYLEYRGYDVKFVSNFTDIDDKIIAAANELGEDVSELTERFINAYFEDVTALGCNKADVHPRVTDHIEDIVNFIQVLIDKGFAYESQGDVYYRTNKFDGYGKLSSQSTDELIVGARIEAGEKKEDPLDFVLWKAAKENEVSWDSPWGAGRPGWHIECSVMAREHLGDTMDIHAGGQDLMFPHHENEIAQSEAMTGKPFAKYWMHNGYINIDNEKMSKSLDNFVLVNEIRKQVDPKVLRFFILSVHYRHPVNFSEELVTQAEAGLERILTAYKNVAYRLGSSANLGDQSDVWLHKIDACQDDFITAMDDDFNTANGIAAIFELVRLANVYLLEKNTAKDVLEKFLATFESLLDVLGIPMDNEEDLLDEDIEKLIEERLEARRNRNFARSDEIRDELKEKGILLEDTAQGTRWKRG is encoded by the coding sequence ATGAGCATTCAGTTATACAATACATTAACGAGAAAAAAGGAGCCTTTCATCCCTCAAGAAGAAGGCAAGGTTTCGATGTATGTTTGTGGTCCGACGGTCTACAACTACATTCATATCGGGAACGCGCGTCCAGTGATCGTTTTTGACACGGTGCGAAGATACCTGGAATACAGAGGGTATGATGTGAAATTTGTCTCAAACTTTACGGATATCGATGATAAAATCATCGCGGCTGCGAATGAGCTTGGAGAAGATGTAAGTGAATTAACGGAGCGTTTTATCAATGCTTATTTTGAAGATGTGACGGCACTTGGATGCAATAAGGCAGATGTTCATCCGCGTGTAACGGATCATATTGAAGATATCGTAAACTTTATTCAAGTGCTGATTGATAAAGGGTTTGCGTACGAATCTCAAGGGGATGTGTATTATCGTACGAACAAATTTGACGGCTACGGAAAATTATCGAGCCAGTCGACAGATGAGTTAATTGTTGGCGCGCGTATTGAAGCAGGCGAGAAAAAAGAAGATCCACTTGATTTTGTTTTATGGAAAGCAGCGAAAGAAAATGAGGTTTCATGGGATAGTCCGTGGGGTGCTGGGCGTCCAGGGTGGCATATTGAATGTTCGGTAATGGCACGCGAACATCTCGGGGATACGATGGATATTCACGCTGGTGGGCAAGATTTAATGTTCCCACACCATGAGAATGAAATTGCGCAGTCGGAAGCAATGACGGGAAAGCCGTTTGCTAAATACTGGATGCATAATGGTTATATTAATATTGATAATGAAAAAATGTCCAAGTCACTTGATAACTTTGTTCTTGTAAATGAAATCCGAAAGCAAGTAGACCCGAAAGTGCTCCGTTTCTTCATTCTTTCTGTGCATTATAGACACCCGGTTAATTTTTCGGAAGAGCTTGTGACGCAGGCTGAAGCCGGTTTGGAGAGAATATTAACGGCATATAAAAACGTAGCGTATCGTTTAGGTTCTTCTGCAAATCTGGGTGACCAATCCGATGTTTGGTTGCATAAAATAGACGCTTGCCAGGATGATTTTATTACAGCGATGGATGATGATTTCAACACAGCGAATGGCATTGCAGCGATTTTCGAACTTGTTAGATTAGCAAACGTCTATTTATTAGAGAAAAACACAGCGAAAGACGTTCTAGAGAAGTTTTTGGCAACGTTTGAATCGTTATTGGATGTCCTCGGCATCCCGATGGACAACGAAGAAGATTTACTTGATGAAGATATTGAAAAATTAATTGAAGAGCGATTAGAAGCGCGACGCAATCGTAATTTTGCAAGGTCTGATGAAATTCGAGATGAGTTGAAAGAAAAAGGCATTCTCCTTGAAGATACAGCGCAAGGAACTCGCTGGAAACGAGGGTAA